A stretch of the Filimonas lacunae genome encodes the following:
- a CDS encoding AraC family transcriptional regulator, translated as MEPVNDSVLPLVDEVPGCYYIWHTKAEFRHKMHTHNKGQLTYFQGGSAFLHTNDKSYFLPARHYVWVPPGMPHYLEQRDTAYSVRNLYFPALLLKKQPFFDKLGIYPASNLIYELLLYTENWIGNIHKGAPGYDLLTAIKSLLPEVSKQPLPIALPTTDNLKLRPVLRYLHENISEKLSMPELAPQFGFSERSLYRLFRTEMDISFLQYLKMLRVIKGIEMLLKADQNISEIAFKTGYESISAFSNTFQQIVGMRPSEFKL; from the coding sequence ATGGAGCCCGTTAATGATTCCGTGTTGCCATTGGTGGATGAAGTGCCCGGTTGCTATTATATATGGCATACCAAAGCCGAGTTCAGGCATAAGATGCATACCCATAACAAAGGACAGTTAACTTATTTTCAGGGCGGGTCAGCTTTCCTGCATACGAACGATAAGTCGTATTTTTTACCTGCCCGCCATTATGTGTGGGTGCCGCCGGGTATGCCGCACTACCTGGAACAGCGGGATACCGCCTATTCTGTACGCAACCTGTATTTTCCGGCACTACTGTTAAAAAAGCAACCCTTTTTTGACAAGCTGGGTATTTACCCGGCCAGCAATCTTATTTATGAATTGTTGTTATATACCGAAAATTGGATAGGTAATATTCATAAAGGTGCGCCCGGCTACGATTTATTAACCGCTATTAAAAGCCTGCTGCCGGAAGTAAGTAAGCAGCCTTTACCAATTGCGTTACCTACCACCGATAATTTAAAACTGCGCCCGGTGTTACGTTACCTGCACGAGAATATTTCCGAAAAACTATCCATGCCTGAGCTGGCGCCCCAGTTTGGATTTAGCGAGCGTAGTTTATACCGGTTGTTTCGCACCGAGATGGATATTTCTTTCTTGCAATACCTTAAAATGCTGCGCGTAATAAAAGGCATTGAAATGCTGCTGAAAGCCGATCAGAATATCAGTGAAATTGCTTTTAAAACGGGCTATGAAAGCATCTCTGCGTTCAGTAATACTTTCCAGCAGATAGTAGGTATGCGGCCGAGTGAGTTTAAGTTATAA
- a CDS encoding Crp/Fnr family transcriptional regulator has translation MFEVFLQKFNEKVKLTPEEEAWVVQQLTPKKLLKKQYLLQEGEVCKQVVFVEKGALRAFVLDGKGNEHITAFALEGWTMGDLCSFMKEEPGTLNIQALEDCDLLLISKAAHDLLLQTQPKYEIYFRILMTEGYMALQRRTTNLISLSLEQQYKAFTETYPNIVQRVPQHMIASHMGLKPETLSRIRSRMNADKESKSID, from the coding sequence ATGTTCGAGGTTTTTCTGCAAAAGTTCAATGAGAAAGTAAAGCTGACTCCGGAAGAAGAAGCTTGGGTTGTGCAGCAGCTGACACCTAAAAAGCTGCTGAAAAAGCAGTACCTGCTACAGGAAGGCGAAGTGTGCAAACAGGTGGTTTTTGTGGAAAAAGGCGCTTTACGGGCTTTTGTGCTGGATGGCAAGGGGAATGAGCATATCACCGCTTTTGCGCTGGAAGGGTGGACGATGGGCGATCTGTGCAGCTTTATGAAAGAAGAACCTGGTACCTTAAACATTCAGGCGCTGGAAGATTGCGATCTGCTGCTTATTAGTAAAGCTGCGCACGACCTGCTGCTGCAAACCCAGCCTAAATACGAGATCTATTTCAGGATATTGATGACAGAAGGCTATATGGCCCTGCAAAGGCGTACTACCAATTTGATAAGCCTGTCGCTGGAACAGCAGTACAAGGCATTTACCGAAACCTATCCCAACATTGTGCAGCGGGTGCCGCAACACATGATAGCCTCGCATATGGGGCTAAAACCCGAAACGCTCAGCCGCATACGCAGCCGGATGAATGCCGATAAGGAAAGCAAAAGCATTGATTAA
- a CDS encoding condensation domain-containing protein: MKRKLLFLERFMYGNGTAPFHGVFGLKLHGSFTPEQLTQALARLQAKYPLLNTVVQRDKRGTPWFVTSLQPAPIPVRIVPRNSEDAWIQETHAEWAIPFKPQSEPLLRIVWLRADDVSDLLLTVHHCAFDGGSVLTLVNDLLLVLDEPVKDIGPCSTPPFEQVRDLIPHAIYSNAKNRMKRLALQGVAQLAAATLVVAKALHKHSPITNREDYLITWKIDKDTSSALLRRCTQRRVTTHAALSAAFLLAFQQIKGTQARNKVLCPVDIRRYVKEIKKDTLFAFGMGVNLSIEKATGKNFWEVAVDVQADLTKQSNKLNGYHYLMNFECFHPILTRVSQKQEKEKVNYDLVFSNLGRLDIPKSFSKFEVAAVYPSTVMGPTGNYNTVLTNTFRGEMSFSFTGSTHHFTYKEAMAVKNIAMALLLQEELAQMPVN; this comes from the coding sequence ATGAAAAGAAAACTACTCTTTCTGGAGAGATTCATGTATGGCAACGGCACCGCTCCTTTTCATGGTGTGTTTGGCCTCAAGCTTCATGGCTCTTTTACTCCGGAACAATTAACACAAGCGCTCGCAAGATTACAGGCCAAGTATCCCCTGCTGAACACTGTGGTGCAAAGGGATAAACGCGGAACTCCCTGGTTTGTTACCAGTTTGCAGCCAGCTCCCATACCCGTGCGTATTGTGCCGCGTAATAGTGAAGATGCCTGGATACAGGAAACTCATGCAGAATGGGCCATTCCCTTTAAACCGCAAAGCGAACCATTACTAAGAATAGTATGGTTACGTGCTGATGATGTATCAGACCTGTTACTTACCGTACATCATTGTGCCTTTGATGGCGGCTCAGTACTGACACTGGTAAATGACCTGCTTCTTGTACTGGACGAGCCGGTAAAAGATATTGGCCCTTGTTCTACTCCACCTTTTGAGCAAGTTCGTGATTTAATTCCCCACGCTATTTATTCCAACGCCAAAAACAGGATGAAACGGCTGGCTTTACAAGGAGTGGCTCAACTCGCTGCCGCTACCCTGGTAGTGGCAAAGGCACTGCACAAGCACTCCCCCATTACCAACCGGGAAGACTATTTAATTACCTGGAAAATAGATAAAGACACTTCTTCTGCTTTGCTCCGACGCTGCACCCAACGCCGGGTAACTACTCATGCTGCTTTATCTGCCGCCTTCCTGCTGGCCTTTCAGCAGATTAAAGGAACGCAGGCACGCAATAAGGTATTATGTCCGGTAGACATCAGAAGGTATGTAAAGGAGATAAAAAAAGATACCCTGTTTGCTTTTGGAATGGGTGTAAACCTGTCTATTGAAAAGGCGACTGGTAAAAACTTCTGGGAAGTAGCTGTGGATGTGCAGGCCGATTTAACCAAACAATCCAATAAATTAAACGGTTATCACTATCTCATGAATTTTGAATGTTTTCATCCTATACTTACCCGCGTATCTCAAAAGCAGGAAAAAGAGAAAGTCAATTATGACCTCGTATTTTCTAACCTGGGCAGGCTGGACATTCCTAAAAGCTTCTCTAAGTTTGAAGTAGCCGCTGTTTATCCTTCCACAGTAATGGGGCCTACAGGTAATTACAATACCGTTTTAACCAACACCTTCCGGGGCGAAATGTCGTTTTCCTTTACTGGCAGCACTCATCATTTTACTTATAAAGAAGCCATGGCTGTAAAGAATATAGCCATGGCATTATTACTACAGGAAGAGTTGGCGCAAATGCCGGTGAACTGA
- a CDS encoding SOS response-associated peptidase — protein sequence MCYDISFTSNIRHVQDYFPGLHVDPQVNIDFTSDHVQAQAYQPFPIITNNGGQLTLQPFEWGVIPDYFKTPEDVKKGRSFMCNAQSEKIIDDTRSFWRRIRQHRCLIPVTGIYEHRNVTGFKNKIPYHVQLRQRSLFCLPGLFHYSPFANKETGELTGTFTIITRAANRLMRQIHNNGPNSGRMPLFLTKELELQWLQEGLNDMQIQEILHYEMPAEEMQYYTVHTIRTTKPRPDDKRKTEPFEWLNLPELEVV from the coding sequence ATGTGTTACGACATCAGCTTTACCAGCAACATACGACACGTACAAGATTACTTTCCAGGCCTCCACGTTGATCCGCAGGTAAATATTGATTTTACTTCCGATCATGTGCAGGCACAGGCATACCAGCCTTTTCCTATCATTACAAACAATGGCGGACAGTTAACACTACAACCATTTGAATGGGGCGTTATTCCGGACTATTTTAAAACGCCGGAAGATGTAAAAAAGGGGCGATCTTTTATGTGTAATGCCCAGTCGGAGAAGATTATTGATGACACCCGTTCGTTCTGGCGGCGTATTCGTCAGCACCGTTGCCTGATACCGGTTACCGGCATATATGAACACCGCAATGTAACAGGCTTTAAAAACAAAATCCCCTATCATGTGCAATTGCGCCAGCGCTCTTTATTCTGTTTGCCAGGCTTATTCCACTACTCCCCTTTTGCCAATAAAGAAACCGGCGAACTCACGGGTACCTTCACTATTATAACCCGCGCCGCCAACAGGCTAATGCGCCAGATACATAACAATGGCCCTAATTCAGGCCGCATGCCACTGTTCCTTACCAAAGAACTGGAATTGCAATGGCTGCAGGAAGGTTTAAACGATATGCAAATTCAGGAAATATTACACTACGAAATGCCGGCAGAGGAAATGCAATATTATACGGTGCATACCATACGTACCACCAAGCCAAGGCCGGATGACAAAAGGAAAACAGAACCTTTTGAATGGTTGAATTTGCCGGAATTGGAAGTGGTGTAG
- a CDS encoding TolC family protein codes for MCLPITVFCQNAQLPTYEMHVSLNEIWDRAEKNNKALLAQNQKLVQSEEEVIQSKREQLPELGLAGNVARVTNMPVYTHGLFNGPDMFPVLHYTYTLGGEAQFLLYNGGKVKRNIEIEKIKHEVATEIRNSTRNEMRFKAASWYLTLKRSYFFRTLLREDIKEQEKLLLQIREMHKNGVVLKTDVLRAELRLSNQQMNLKEVENNIIIGSAQLDVVSGLPDSVIIVPDTLPRQIASPLLAGNETTQVNSALANDFTYKIAEAELAGSKLQLKQVQANLSPKVGLFADFKYSYPQIFLYPYEGAIYSIGLYGVKVSMPLSELYRNKHRVAAARSSIVQKEIQLSDKRDELAVQVKQLYIKYNESLERIDVAKTSIKRAEENLRIFRETYLNQLSLMTDLLDAENQLLQARFDLASANIASDMLYYQLQKTIGIL; via the coding sequence ATGTGTTTACCGATAACCGTTTTCTGCCAGAATGCCCAACTGCCCACTTATGAAATGCATGTTTCTTTAAATGAAATATGGGATCGCGCAGAAAAGAACAATAAAGCATTATTGGCCCAGAATCAAAAACTGGTGCAAAGTGAAGAAGAAGTCATTCAATCAAAAAGAGAGCAACTTCCCGAACTTGGTTTGGCTGGCAATGTGGCCAGGGTTACCAACATGCCGGTGTACACACATGGTTTATTTAACGGGCCGGATATGTTTCCCGTTTTACATTATACCTATACTTTAGGAGGCGAAGCGCAGTTTTTGTTATACAATGGAGGTAAAGTCAAGCGCAATATTGAGATAGAAAAGATTAAGCATGAAGTGGCTACTGAGATCAGGAATTCAACACGTAACGAAATGCGCTTCAAAGCCGCCTCCTGGTACCTTACCCTTAAACGCAGCTATTTTTTTCGCACACTTTTGCGGGAAGATATTAAAGAGCAGGAAAAACTGCTGCTGCAGATAAGGGAAATGCATAAGAATGGTGTAGTGCTGAAAACAGACGTACTACGGGCGGAATTGCGACTGTCTAACCAGCAGATGAACCTGAAAGAAGTAGAAAATAATATTATTATTGGTAGCGCCCAGCTGGATGTGGTAAGCGGCCTCCCCGACTCGGTAATCATTGTACCGGACACCCTCCCCCGCCAGATAGCCAGTCCACTGCTCGCCGGCAACGAAACCACGCAGGTAAACAGCGCCCTGGCCAACGATTTTACTTATAAAATAGCCGAAGCCGAACTGGCAGGTAGTAAATTACAACTAAAACAGGTGCAGGCGAATCTGAGCCCTAAAGTGGGTTTGTTTGCCGACTTTAAATATTCTTACCCCCAAATATTCCTGTATCCTTACGAGGGGGCTATATACAGTATCGGCCTATATGGCGTAAAGGTATCCATGCCTTTATCAGAACTGTATAGGAACAAACACCGCGTAGCGGCAGCCAGAAGCAGTATTGTTCAGAAAGAGATACAGCTGTCTGATAAGCGCGACGAGCTGGCGGTGCAGGTAAAGCAGCTGTACATTAAATACAACGAATCGCTGGAGCGGATTGATGTGGCTAAAACCAGCATCAAACGGGCCGAAGAAAACCTGCGCATCTTTCGCGAAACATATCTGAACCAGTTATCCCTGATGACGGATTTACTGGATGCCGAAAACCAGTTGCTGCAGGCACGGTTTGATCTGGCTTCTGCCAACATCGCTTCTGATATGCTGTACTACCAATTACAAAAAACGATAGGAATTCTATAA
- a CDS encoding DoxX family protein — MKTTPLQNTVRIILGTFLTFAGISHLTFARKEFQAQVPPWIPVNTDLVVVLSGIVEIMLGTALIVLVKQRSIVGWIVALFFVLVFPGNIAQLTEHRDAFGLNSDLARWLRLPFQLVLIGAALWGTGAWQRWRQSRS, encoded by the coding sequence ATGAAAACAACTCCACTACAAAACACCGTACGCATTATACTGGGTACTTTTCTCACCTTTGCGGGCATTAGCCATCTTACGTTTGCCCGTAAAGAATTTCAGGCCCAGGTGCCACCCTGGATTCCTGTGAATACAGATTTAGTAGTAGTGTTATCTGGTATTGTGGAAATTATGTTAGGCACCGCATTAATAGTACTGGTAAAACAACGTTCTATAGTTGGCTGGATTGTGGCTTTGTTTTTTGTGCTGGTGTTTCCGGGCAATATTGCCCAGTTGACCGAACACAGGGATGCTTTTGGATTAAATTCAGACCTTGCCCGCTGGCTACGGCTACCTTTTCAACTGGTGTTGATTGGTGCCGCTTTATGGGGTACGGGTGCCTGGCAGCGGTGGCGGCAAAGTCGTTCATAA
- the ygiD gene encoding 4,5-DOPA-extradiol-dioxygenase, translating into MERKKFIQTLATGVLGMTTLSAFKNFTDGLEQQEHLMPVLFVGHGSPKNGIEDTEFSRRWTQMAKEIPTPKAVLVVSAHWFTQGTKITAMDFPKTIHDFGGFPKELFDVQYPAPGNPALAKETAGLIHSAHVELDHDWGLDHGTWTIIRHMYPKANIPVLQLSIDYSKGPQYHYELGKELAALRKKGVLIIGSGNMVHNLRMVAWDKLNEKEYAYDWAAQMNNTFKSLIQEGNHQSLIQYNQLGKEALLAIPTPEHYLPLMYTLALQGKNDAVSFFNDKAVGGSLTMTSVKIG; encoded by the coding sequence ATGGAGCGTAAGAAGTTTATTCAAACATTGGCAACAGGAGTATTAGGTATGACAACACTTTCCGCATTCAAGAATTTCACCGATGGTCTGGAACAGCAGGAGCATTTAATGCCTGTTTTGTTTGTAGGGCATGGGTCGCCTAAGAATGGTATAGAAGATACAGAATTCAGCCGCAGGTGGACACAGATGGCCAAGGAAATACCCACACCTAAGGCGGTGCTGGTGGTATCGGCACACTGGTTTACCCAGGGTACTAAAATAACAGCGATGGATTTTCCCAAAACTATTCACGATTTTGGTGGGTTTCCTAAAGAGCTGTTTGATGTACAATATCCCGCACCGGGTAACCCGGCGCTGGCAAAAGAAACTGCCGGACTGATTCACTCAGCGCATGTAGAGCTGGATCATGACTGGGGCCTGGATCACGGTACCTGGACTATTATAAGGCACATGTACCCCAAAGCCAATATACCGGTGTTACAGTTGAGCATTGATTATTCCAAAGGCCCGCAATATCATTACGAGCTGGGAAAAGAATTGGCCGCACTGCGTAAAAAAGGGGTGTTGATTATCGGCAGTGGTAACATGGTGCATAACCTGCGCATGGTAGCCTGGGATAAACTCAACGAAAAGGAATATGCTTACGACTGGGCAGCGCAAATGAACAATACGTTCAAATCACTGATTCAGGAAGGGAATCACCAATCGTTGATCCAATATAACCAACTGGGTAAAGAAGCCCTGCTAGCCATCCCTACGCCTGAACACTACCTGCCATTGATGTACACACTGGCATTACAGGGTAAGAATGATGCGGTTTCGTTTTTCAACGACAAAGCAGTAGGCGGTTCATTGACTATGACCTCTGTAAAAATCGGATAA
- a CDS encoding HlyD family secretion protein, with the protein MSNPKQNKADKIVTRITSVLSIIILAGLGFWGIRVWLNAKAYEETNDAQVEEYINPIAVKVSGYIQEIRFEENQDVQRGDTLLIIDNSEYLSQQEEASASLQNAKAQLNVLESGIHTQEKTATVTVAQIEAAKAKLWKAQQEFDRYKKLLASEAVTQQQFENISTALDVAKADYQATQDAYTASLAKVTDIAMQKQAASSEIKRKEAVLHLHNIQVGYTVITAPYTGKMGRRTVQEGQLVSAGQTIGFIVNHEAGKWVVANFKETQVRNMYVGEESDIELDAYPGKIFKGKIESLSGATGSKFSLLPPDNATGNFVKIAQRIPVRIRLMPATDSLQGVTAGMSATVIIKKQKA; encoded by the coding sequence ATGAGTAACCCAAAACAAAACAAGGCGGATAAAATTGTAACCCGCATTACCTCCGTTTTATCAATTATTATACTGGCTGGCCTGGGCTTCTGGGGCATAAGGGTATGGCTTAACGCCAAAGCTTATGAAGAAACCAACGATGCGCAGGTAGAAGAGTATATTAATCCTATAGCCGTGAAAGTTTCCGGCTATATACAGGAAATCAGGTTTGAAGAAAACCAGGATGTGCAAAGAGGAGACACCTTATTAATTATTGATAACAGCGAGTATCTTTCGCAACAGGAAGAAGCCAGCGCCTCCCTGCAAAATGCCAAAGCGCAGTTAAACGTACTGGAAAGCGGCATTCACACGCAGGAAAAAACAGCTACGGTAACAGTAGCACAGATTGAAGCAGCCAAAGCTAAATTATGGAAGGCACAGCAGGAGTTTGACCGTTACAAAAAACTATTGGCTTCAGAAGCTGTTACCCAACAACAATTCGAAAATATAAGCACTGCACTGGATGTAGCTAAGGCCGATTACCAGGCTACACAGGACGCTTATACTGCCTCCCTGGCTAAAGTAACCGACATAGCCATGCAAAAGCAGGCGGCCTCTTCCGAAATCAAGCGTAAAGAAGCGGTTTTACACCTGCATAATATACAGGTAGGCTATACGGTAATCACCGCTCCTTACACTGGCAAAATGGGGCGCCGCACGGTGCAGGAAGGACAGCTGGTAAGCGCCGGACAAACCATCGGTTTTATTGTAAACCACGAAGCCGGTAAATGGGTGGTAGCCAATTTCAAAGAAACACAGGTAAGAAATATGTATGTAGGCGAGGAAAGTGATATTGAACTGGACGCCTACCCCGGCAAAATATTCAAAGGCAAAATAGAATCACTGAGCGGCGCTACCGGTTCTAAGTTTTCACTGCTGCCGCCGGATAACGCTACCGGTAACTTTGTAAAAATTGCACAGCGTATTCCAGTACGGATACGCCTGATGCCGGCAACAGATTCACTTCAGGGCGTAACAGCAGGCATGAGCGCTACTGTGATCATTAAAAAGCAAAAAGCATAA
- a CDS encoding HmuY family protein, protein MRTTIVLMSRLVIAAFLLPAMLTTSCKKDSVDTGTDPDTATSDTVFYKLYRVENFVATTVDDPNNAASTVLFSLENKAQVTSSYAKTNRWDIAFGGLYNSFLSGNNGAASANYGYGASGKGGILVLDKAFDDVINIPADAQFKTTKDIIGTDDAGDYGAGMGWYLYDFGGTRVRSGAYDDQHVAYALGDSLTLVNGSKINPRTVVVKTAKGHYAKIKMISCYKDLYTQADWHRDAPHMYFTFEYIIVPAGSTKFEIK, encoded by the coding sequence ATGCGTACAACAATAGTATTAATGAGCCGGTTAGTAATAGCAGCCTTTCTGCTGCCCGCTATGTTAACCACTTCGTGTAAAAAAGATTCTGTAGACACTGGTACCGATCCGGATACTGCCACTTCGGATACCGTTTTTTATAAACTATACCGGGTAGAGAATTTTGTGGCTACTACCGTAGATGATCCTAATAATGCGGCATCAACTGTATTATTCAGCCTGGAAAATAAAGCACAGGTAACCAGTTCGTATGCTAAAACCAACCGTTGGGATATTGCTTTTGGTGGATTGTATAATAGTTTTTTAAGTGGCAATAATGGGGCAGCTTCTGCCAATTACGGCTATGGAGCCAGTGGTAAAGGTGGCATTCTTGTATTAGACAAAGCATTTGACGATGTGATTAATATTCCTGCTGATGCACAATTTAAAACAACCAAAGACATTATCGGAACCGATGATGCTGGTGACTATGGTGCCGGGATGGGATGGTATTTGTACGACTTTGGCGGCACCAGAGTACGTAGTGGAGCCTATGACGATCAGCATGTGGCTTATGCACTCGGAGATAGCCTTACATTGGTTAATGGCAGCAAAATAAATCCGCGCACTGTGGTAGTGAAAACCGCTAAAGGGCATTATGCAAAAATTAAAATGATCAGTTGCTATAAAGATCTTTATACACAAGCCGATTGGCATAGAGACGCCCCCCATATGTATTTCACTTTTGAATATATAATCGTTCCTGCCGGAAGCACAAAATTCGAAATCAAATAA
- a CDS encoding AraC family transcriptional regulator, protein MQKENLYEPFSIAFQTLDEGPKQAHKHNFFELVYIVSGSGVQCINKSQFRYTEGHMFLITPEDCHSFEVNTTTSFFFLRFNNIYLTEGGLPKENIQRLEFILQNANHQPGCILKNQVDKQLVRPMVDAMIREFVNRDIYNQELIQQLVNTLIIVVARNIAKYQPAAVTEQTEEKAMDILHYIQAHIYEPDKLRAENISQLFHISPAYLSRYFKQHTGDTMQQYIANYKMKLILHRLEHSDKRISEIAFEFNFTDESHFNKYFKKIKGASPREYRKQLLQTS, encoded by the coding sequence ATGCAAAAAGAAAACCTGTACGAGCCTTTTTCTATCGCTTTTCAAACCCTGGACGAAGGGCCTAAGCAGGCACACAAGCATAATTTCTTTGAACTGGTGTATATCGTCTCTGGTTCGGGAGTGCAGTGTATTAACAAAAGCCAGTTTAGGTATACCGAGGGGCATATGTTCCTGATCACGCCCGAAGATTGCCATTCTTTTGAGGTAAACACTACTACCTCTTTCTTTTTCCTGCGTTTTAACAACATCTACCTTACCGAGGGTGGACTACCTAAAGAGAACATTCAACGACTGGAGTTTATACTGCAAAACGCCAATCATCAGCCAGGTTGTATATTAAAAAATCAGGTGGATAAGCAATTGGTACGCCCCATGGTTGATGCCATGATACGGGAATTTGTAAACCGCGATATATACAACCAGGAATTGATACAGCAACTGGTAAACACACTCATTATTGTAGTAGCCCGTAATATTGCCAAGTACCAACCCGCCGCTGTGACCGAACAAACCGAAGAGAAGGCGATGGATATATTACACTACATACAGGCGCATATTTACGAGCCGGATAAGCTTCGCGCCGAAAATATCAGCCAGCTATTTCATATTTCTCCCGCCTACCTCAGTCGCTATTTTAAACAGCATACCGGTGATACCATGCAGCAGTATATTGCCAATTATAAAATGAAGCTAATATTACACCGGCTGGAACACAGCGATAAACGCATTAGTGAAATAGCTTTTGAATTTAATTTCACAGATGAAAGTCATTTTAATAAATATTTTAAAAAGATAAAAGGCGCCAGTCCGCGGGAATACCGTAAGCAATTGTTGCAAACCAGTTAA
- a CDS encoding alpha/beta hydrolase — MNNGRVMLAGLFLLVTVFVCKVEAMMNVTIKETGADSLVLQYLVREPQVKPAKHKAVILLHGVGSNEADLFALAEQLPPDYYIISARGPLTLGADRYAWYQVDFSTGKPVFNAQQEQSSRELIRRFMHQVKQKYQLAEVYLGGFSQGAIMSLSIGLTHPDEVQGVMALSGRLLEEVKPLVTASPALHQLKVFISHGTQDNTLPVTYAREAKAFLQPLQLPVSYHEYTGMGHQINASVLADLNGWLKQ; from the coding sequence ATGAACAACGGAAGAGTAATGCTGGCAGGTCTGTTCCTGTTGGTAACTGTGTTTGTATGTAAAGTAGAAGCAATGATGAATGTAACGATAAAAGAAACCGGGGCAGATAGCCTGGTGTTACAATACCTGGTACGTGAACCGCAGGTTAAACCTGCCAAACATAAAGCCGTGATATTATTGCATGGCGTGGGTAGCAATGAAGCCGATCTGTTTGCGCTGGCTGAACAGCTACCTCCCGATTATTATATTATTTCGGCACGTGGCCCGCTGACTTTAGGCGCCGATCGATATGCCTGGTACCAGGTTGACTTTTCTACAGGCAAGCCAGTTTTTAATGCTCAACAGGAACAAAGCAGCCGTGAGTTAATACGCCGGTTTATGCACCAGGTAAAGCAAAAATACCAGTTGGCAGAAGTGTACCTGGGCGGCTTTAGCCAGGGAGCTATTATGAGCCTGAGCATTGGCTTGACGCATCCTGATGAAGTGCAGGGAGTAATGGCATTAAGCGGCAGGTTACTGGAAGAAGTAAAGCCATTGGTTACTGCCAGCCCTGCTTTGCACCAATTGAAAGTGTTTATTTCCCACGGCACACAGGACAATACATTGCCTGTTACCTATGCCCGTGAGGCAAAAGCCTTTTTGCAACCGTTACAGCTGCCTGTAAGTTACCACGAGTATACAGGAATGGGACACCAGATCAATGCAAGTGTGCTGGCTGATTTAAATGGGTGGTTGAAACAGTAA
- a CDS encoding NADP-dependent oxidoreductase — protein MKAIVLHQPGSIAALQIQEVAKPTLQPEEVLVQVKAISINPVDVKSRAGKGVYGRIKEQQPLILGWDISGVVTESNSSAFKVGQEVFGMVNFPGHGKAYAEYVAAPASHLALKPSNITHEEAAAATLAALTAYQVLLKQANVQAGQQVLVHAAAGGVGHYAVQIAKHLGAYVVGSSSDKNKEQVLQLGADGHINYHGYDWGNSPYQFDTVLDTIGGDNIDHSLEVTKAGGTIVSIPSGLNEAVTEKAKAKGVNGYFYLVQSDGEDMKVIADYLQQGIIRSVVSQTFAFDEMGKAHEQVESGRTVGKVVVTL, from the coding sequence ATGAAAGCAATTGTATTACACCAGCCCGGAAGCATAGCAGCATTACAGATACAGGAAGTAGCTAAACCAACCCTGCAACCGGAAGAAGTGCTGGTACAGGTAAAAGCCATCAGCATAAACCCCGTAGACGTAAAAAGCCGTGCCGGCAAGGGCGTATATGGACGTATAAAAGAACAACAACCATTGATACTGGGCTGGGATATATCGGGTGTGGTAACAGAAAGCAACAGCAGTGCTTTTAAAGTAGGGCAGGAAGTGTTTGGGATGGTAAACTTTCCCGGACACGGTAAGGCATATGCAGAATATGTAGCTGCACCAGCATCACATCTGGCCTTAAAACCATCCAACATAACACACGAAGAAGCGGCAGCAGCCACACTGGCGGCATTAACCGCTTACCAGGTGCTGTTAAAACAAGCGAATGTACAGGCAGGACAACAAGTGCTGGTGCATGCCGCAGCTGGTGGTGTAGGACATTATGCCGTGCAGATAGCCAAGCACCTGGGGGCTTATGTAGTAGGTAGTTCTTCCGATAAAAACAAAGAGCAGGTGTTGCAACTGGGAGCAGATGGACATATTAACTACCACGGATATGATTGGGGAAACAGTCCTTACCAATTTGATACAGTGCTGGATACTATTGGTGGAGACAATATTGATCATTCTCTGGAAGTAACCAAAGCCGGTGGTACTATCGTAAGCATTCCCTCTGGTTTAAATGAAGCGGTTACAGAAAAGGCAAAAGCCAAAGGGGTAAATGGTTATTTCTACCTGGTACAAAGTGATGGAGAAGATATGAAAGTGATAGCAGACTACCTGCAACAAGGAATTATACGCTCTGTTGTATCGCAAACCTTTGCCTTTGACGAGATGGGTAAAGCGCACGAACAGGTAGAGAGTGGCCGTACAGTGGGTAAAGTGGTTGTTACGTTGTAA